The following proteins are encoded in a genomic region of Bacillus sp. FJAT-22090:
- a CDS encoding DNA-3-methyladenine glycosylase family protein has translation MTHIIELPFAYRFDEAISRLSLDPLNSVDLANQIVRVPLDHSIITIKSIGSHREPKFILTGIESDEQLQRILSIFHFDRSLDAVHAHFIKTNLKDLFLKFEGTPIITDFSLYENIIKSIIHQQLNLSFARTLTTRFVQTFGEQIDGVWIYPSADKIAKLEVDTLRGMQFSTRKAEYIIGISKAIATEELKLNTFVNETDETIMKKLTSYRGIGPWTAESFLLFGLGRENLFPVGDIGLQNSLKQMWNLEKKPSKEEIIIHFESWSPYLSYASLYLWRNIE, from the coding sequence TTGACACATATAATAGAGTTACCATTTGCTTATCGTTTTGATGAAGCAATCAGCAGATTATCATTAGACCCTCTAAATTCTGTAGATTTAGCCAATCAAATAGTTAGAGTTCCATTAGATCATTCCATTATTACTATAAAAAGTATTGGATCACATCGAGAGCCGAAGTTTATACTAACCGGAATAGAATCGGATGAACAGCTTCAACGTATATTGTCCATTTTTCATTTTGATCGCAGTCTAGATGCAGTTCATGCACATTTTATAAAAACAAATCTGAAGGATTTATTCTTAAAATTTGAAGGTACTCCTATCATTACGGATTTTTCTTTATACGAAAATATAATAAAAAGCATTATTCATCAACAATTAAATCTTTCTTTTGCAAGAACATTAACAACTCGATTTGTGCAAACATTTGGTGAACAGATAGATGGTGTATGGATCTACCCTTCTGCTGATAAAATAGCAAAACTAGAAGTGGACACACTAAGAGGCATGCAATTTAGTACAAGAAAAGCGGAATATATAATTGGTATTTCGAAAGCAATTGCAACAGAGGAGTTAAAATTGAATACCTTCGTTAATGAGACTGATGAGACGATTATGAAAAAATTGACTTCCTATCGAGGGATAGGTCCTTGGACTGCAGAAAGTTTTTTGCTTTTTGGCCTTGGTAGAGAGAATCTTTTTCCAGTAGGAGATATAGGGCTTCAAAACTCATTAAAACAAATGTGGAATTTGGAGAAAAAGCCTTCGAAAGAAGAAATTATTATCCATTTTGAATCTTGGTCACCTTATTTAAGCTATGCTTCTTTATACTTATGGAGAAATATTGAATAA